One Bacteroidota bacterium genomic window carries:
- a CDS encoding N-6 DNA methylase, whose product MLDTPTKKRIDDCRDILVGKLPDPKAQIEQITIALIYKFMDDMDKEAVELGAKAKFFSGNFEKYSWDSLFDTKVTANEMLALYSEAITSMDKNPNIPQLFRDIFKNAFLPYRDPETLKLFLKTIGEFEYTHSEKLGDAFEYLLSVMGSQGDAGQFRTPRHIIDFLVAAVDPQKTDTILDPACGTAGFLISAFKHITAERHAERPSSHSELVSESLTSELPTLKQVQGDVKLFQGDPMGVGLTPDERRRIISNFTGYDISPDMVRLSLVNLYLHGFSDPHIWEYDTLSSEDRWNETFDVILANPPFMSPKGGIRPHKKFSISSNRSEVLFVDYIAEHLNPKGRAGIIVPEGVIFQSGTAYKDLRKMLVDNYLYAVVSLPAGVFNPYSGVKTSILLMDKEFAKTSEEILFVKIDNDGYGLGAQRNAVKGGQLEQAIEIIKTFRSHTEQHTSHSEQHTSHTEQHTSHSELVSESLTSEPPTLKQVQGDGKTIAHAVPKSEIAKNGDYNLSGERYKSQIEINSDWPLVELKELCNILNGYAFNASQFNNSKEGIPVIRIRDINSGFSETYYNGEYDNKFIVNNDDLLIGMDGDFKTILWSNGNALLNQRVCKLYDFKRTLKEYVFLMIQKSLDVIHSKTFAVTVKHLSSKQIEAIKIPLPPISIQEEIVAEIEGYQKIIDGAKMVVSTYKPKIEVDADWEMVELGEVFQKVNDNILPENIEHKTINYIGLENIDQGTGMLVGNYQANPKEIKSTKIVFRKGDILYGKLRPNLNKVYYSEIEGICSTDIFVIRAKKSIFSKLYSSYFLSEQFNQEVLKGIKGAQLPRVGYESFSKIFIPNPPLEAQQQIVSQIEKEQELVNANKQLIELFEQKIKDRIAKVWGEDKTVKLNERDLSIAAEPESQYK is encoded by the coding sequence ATGTTAGATACACCAACAAAAAAACGAATTGACGATTGCCGCGATATTTTGGTGGGTAAATTGCCCGACCCCAAAGCCCAGATTGAGCAAATTACCATTGCTTTAATTTACAAGTTCATGGACGACATGGACAAAGAGGCTGTTGAATTGGGGGCAAAAGCCAAATTCTTTTCGGGTAATTTTGAAAAATACAGCTGGGACAGCCTGTTCGATACCAAAGTTACGGCCAACGAAATGCTGGCATTGTATTCCGAGGCCATAACCAGCATGGACAAAAACCCCAACATTCCACAATTGTTCCGCGATATTTTTAAGAATGCTTTTTTACCCTATCGCGACCCCGAAACGCTTAAATTGTTTCTGAAAACCATTGGCGAGTTTGAATATACCCATAGCGAAAAGCTGGGCGATGCCTTTGAATATTTGCTTTCGGTAATGGGTTCTCAGGGCGATGCAGGACAATTCCGCACGCCACGCCATATTATCGATTTTTTAGTAGCAGCAGTTGACCCTCAAAAAACCGATACAATACTCGACCCTGCTTGTGGTACAGCAGGTTTTTTGATTTCGGCATTTAAACATATAACAGCTGAACGTCATGCTGAACGACCATCTAGTCATTCCGAACTTGTTTCGGAATCCCTTACTTCAGAACTACCGACCCTGAAACAAGTTCAGGGTGACGTTAAGCTATTTCAGGGTGACCCAATGGGTGTAGGCTTAACCCCTGACGAACGCCGCCGCATTATTTCCAATTTTACCGGTTACGACATTTCGCCCGATATGGTGCGCTTAAGCCTTGTAAACCTTTATTTGCATGGCTTTTCCGACCCGCATATTTGGGAATACGATACCTTGAGCAGCGAAGACCGCTGGAATGAGACCTTTGATGTAATCCTTGCCAATCCGCCGTTTATGTCTCCGAAAGGTGGAATACGGCCTCACAAAAAGTTTTCGATAAGCAGTAACCGCAGCGAAGTGTTGTTTGTCGATTACATTGCCGAACACCTGAACCCCAAAGGTCGTGCAGGTATAATTGTTCCGGAAGGTGTAATATTCCAAAGCGGAACAGCTTACAAAGACTTGCGGAAAATGTTGGTCGATAATTACCTCTATGCTGTTGTGAGTTTACCCGCAGGAGTTTTTAATCCGTACAGTGGCGTAAAAACATCCATATTGCTTATGGATAAAGAATTTGCAAAAACGAGCGAGGAAATTTTATTTGTAAAAATCGACAACGATGGCTATGGTTTAGGTGCACAACGCAATGCTGTAAAGGGAGGGCAGTTGGAACAAGCCATTGAAATAATTAAGACATTTAGGAGTCATACCGAACAACATACCAGTCATTCCGAACAACATACCAGTCATACCGAACAACATACCAGTCATTCCGAACTTGTTTCGGAATCCCTTACTTCAGAACCACCGACCCTGAAACAAGTTCAGGGTGACGGTAAAACAATAGCCCATGCAGTACCCAAATCCGAAATTGCCAAAAACGGGGATTACAATTTGAGTGGGGAGAGGTATAAATCACAAATTGAAATTAATTCTGATTGGCCTTTAGTTGAATTGAAAGAGTTATGCAATATTCTTAATGGTTATGCTTTTAATGCTAGCCAATTTAACAATAGCAAAGAAGGTATTCCTGTAATAAGAATTCGAGACATCAATTCTGGTTTTTCTGAAACTTATTATAATGGAGAATATGACAATAAATTCATAGTAAATAATGATGATTTGCTGATAGGCATGGATGGTGATTTTAAAACTATTCTTTGGTCAAATGGGAATGCTCTTTTAAATCAACGAGTATGCAAGCTTTATGATTTTAAAAGAACATTAAAAGAATATGTTTTTCTAATGATTCAAAAAAGCTTAGATGTAATACATTCTAAAACATTTGCAGTAACGGTCAAGCACCTTTCATCAAAACAAATTGAAGCAATAAAAATCCCCCTTCCCCCCATCTCCATCCAAGAAGAAATAGTAGCAGAAATAGAAGGCTACCAAAAAATAATTGATGGGGCAAAAATGGTAGTCTCAACCTACAAACCCAAAATTGAGGTTGATGCGGATTGGGAAATGGTGGAGTTGGGGGAAGTTTTTCAAAAAGTAAATGATAATATTTTACCAGAAAATATCGAACATAAAACTATTAATTATATTGGATTGGAGAATATAGACCAAGGAACGGGAATGCTGGTTGGAAATTATCAAGCAAACCCAAAAGAAATAAAAAGCACTAAAATTGTTTTTAGAAAGGGTGACATACTCTATGGTAAACTAAGGCCAAATTTGAATAAAGTTTACTATTCTGAAATTGAAGGCATTTGTTCAACTGATATTTTCGTAATTAGAGCAAAAAAAAGTATTTTTTCGAAATTGTATAGCTCATATTTTTTATCAGAACAATTTAATCAGGAAGTATTGAAAGGTATAAAGGGCGCTCAATTACCAAGAGTTGGATATGAATCATTTTCGAAAATATTTATTCCAAACCCACCTCTCGAAGCCCAACAACAAATCGTTTCCCAAATCGAAAAAGAGCAGGAATTGGTTAATGCCAACAAGCAATTGATTGAACTATTTGAGCAAAAAATAAAGGACAGGATTGCTAAAGTTTGGGGAGAGGATAAAACGGTAAAACTTAACGAACGGGATTTGAGCATTGCTGCTGAACCTGAGTCACAATATAAATAG
- a CDS encoding GIY-YIG nuclease family protein: MKEGFVYIVSNKNRTTLYIGVTSDLERRMLEHKSGKGSVFTAKYNLTDLVYFERIMGMQNAIDREKQLKNWHKEWKWNLIKEENPALNDLSEKWYSEKEIEEYKQMLKQVQHDNATN; encoded by the coding sequence ATGAAAGAAGGATTTGTATATATAGTGAGCAACAAAAACAGAACAACACTTTACATAGGTGTTACAAGTGACCTTGAAAGGAGAATGCTTGAACATAAAAGTGGCAAAGGTTCTGTTTTTACAGCAAAATACAACCTGACCGATTTGGTATATTTTGAACGAATTATGGGGATGCAAAATGCCATTGACAGGGAAAAACAATTAAAAAATTGGCATAAAGAATGGAAATGGAACCTGATAAAAGAAGAAAACCCAGCCTTAAATGATTTGTCGGAAAAATGGTATTCTGAAAAGGAAATAGAAGAGTATAAACAGATGCTGAAACAAGTTCAGCATGACAATGCAACGAATTAA